TGTCCCTGACAACGGACGGATCGGCATGGTTTGGTGTCGGCTGGAAATGGACATCGCAAAACGTCTTTGACAGCCCGCTGTTCATTGAAACATCCATGATGCCGGGCCTTTACGCGCCACGCGAAGGAATTGACCTTGGCGGCGCGCTGCAATTCCGGTCAGCTTTTGGGATCGGGTATGAATTCGACAACGGCAGCACAATCACAGTCGCCTATGATCACAGATCCAACGCAGACACCCACGCACGTAACCCGGGGCTTGAGACTCTGTCCATCCGCTACGCAGTCGAATGGGAAAACGGACCGCAGATCACGTCACGGTTCTAGCAACTGTGATCAGAATGGCACCGCCCCGAAACAGAGCGGTGCCAACATCACTTTACGTCAAACGATAGCGCAAGCTCGGCAACCACGACAGGATGAACGCATCCACCGCCAGCACACAAAGCAACGCAATCCCAGCCATCGGGAACGCCATCGAGACGGCCAACCCCACGAACATTGCGCCCTGCCATAACGGCAGCTCTTTCGGCATTGGCGGCGCAGAAAGCCGGCCAGCGTGCGCGGGCTTGCGTTTCCACCACAGCACGACCGAACTGACGCACAGGAACAAGACGGACAGACAGATGATCGTGTTGGCCAGAACGCTCCATAACCCCAAGGTCCCCATGTGCAGCGCGATCCCAACTGCCATGGCTTTCCCCGCGACCGAATAATCATCGAACCGCACGT
The Rhodobacteraceae bacterium S2214 genome window above contains:
- a CDS encoding acyloxyacyl hydrolase — its product is MDGTLALIWLLTSVADMTANDCPNEGCLIKEPAQARLSYQFADVQFNDESIAEEFYMGYDSHRRKGPFQPTYGLSLTTDGSAWFGVGWKWTSQNVFDSPLFIETSMMPGLYAPREGIDLGGALQFRSAFGIGYEFDNGSTITVAYDHRSNADTHARNPGLETLSIRYAVEWENGPQITSRF